The Acidobacteriota bacterium genome contains the following window.
CAATCTGATGCGCGAATCGGCGTCGGAGCTGGCCCTCGACGTCAGCGAGATCGAGCCCACGTTGCGGGGCCATCTGAGCTTTTTTCTCCGCGACGAGGAGACGGCGGGGATCGAAGAGTTCTATCGCCGCGCCGCGGAGCTCGGACTGATGGAGGCCCCGCGGCCGTTGGCTTATTGGTAGGGGCTCACTCCCAGGGCCCCTATTCCCAAGGGATATCCGGCATCACCAGCCGCTCCACCGCCTCGCCCTTCCCCGTGGTGCCCTGCCCCAGCACCGTCGTCTGCAGAATCTCTTCCACATCCTCCGGCTCGACCCCGGCATACCAGCGATTCCAGGGCCACACCGCCACCGCGACCCCCTGGCTGCAATGCTTGAGGCAGCCGGTGCGGTTGACCATCACCTGATCGCGAATCCCCAGCTCCTTCACCCGGTCCTTGAACCGGTGGTAGACCTTGAGGGCTCCGCGGCGGGAGCAGCAGGGTTTGGAGGCGCCCTCGGGGCGCTCGTTGACGCAGACGAGAATCTGAACTTCTGGGTTGGGCATAGGCAGGGAGTTTATACCGCCCGGCGGCGTCCATCGGTGGTGGGGCTCCGGCGAGACGGAATTCCAAACGACGAGCCCCGAAGCACGACGAGTGCTCCGGGGCTCTTTGCCGTCAGAGGTTTTCCAGCCGCTGAGACCGGAGAGCCTTACTCTCCCTCCCCCGAGCCCAGGGGCTGGGCGAAGAAGTAGTTGACGTTCTCCACCGGCACGCCGGTCTCGGACTCGATCTCCGGCAGCAGGGACTCGATGACTTCGAGGATCTCACCCTCGACCTCCCACTCCTCGGCTCCCTGGAGCAGGAAGGGATCGCCACAGGTGCCCTCGGGCTCTTCCTTCGGCTCGACGGTGGCGCCGCATTGGATGGCGGCTACGGAGTCGAGGAATACGTTCACGTCACCGGGGTTGCCGGTGTCGTTGCCCGCGGCGATGCGGGTGGGGTAGGGGTGATCGTAGGGGAAGTCGTGGCGGGTGCGGGTGCAACGGCACTCCGCCGGCGGGTTGTTGGGGCAGACCGAGGACGACACGTAGGCGGCGGTGGAGTGACCGTCGGCGTAGGGACCGCAGTGCAGCACCCAGAGATGGATACCGGTGCCATAGTGCACCGGCGCGGCCGCCGCGGAGCCGGCGAGGACCAGCACGAAGGCCAGGGCGAGGGATAGGAACAGGGCATTGCGAAGCTTCATAGTTTTCCTCCTGCTATAGGGAAAGAGATGAAAATGAGCGACCGTAGAGCGCACAGTTCTTCCCCGGGGCTTCTGGCCGGGAGCCCACAAAAGGGGACCCCTACGCCGATGGATTGTCCGGGGAGTTACTGCTTTTTCTCAATCACTCTACATACAAGGAGTGCGGCTCGAAGCTTGGGCGGGACGCTGTTTCGGAAAATTCGTGATCACAGGGGATGCCAAGGCCCCGGGAGCTGGTTCGAAGCGCCCGGGGCCTTGGGTTCGCCGACTCGACGGTCAGCTGCGGGGGTTGTAGACGAAGGTGCCCTCCGCCTTCTGGCCGTTCTGGCCACCGGCGTTGGTCTTGACCCGGATGTCGTCGCTGGGGCTGCAGCTCATGGTGTGGGAGGTGCCCTTGCCCAGGTTCACCAGCTGGCTGCCATTGACGAAGAGGTCGACGCTAAAGGGCGAGCCGGAGCTGTTCTTGACCTTCACCTCGGTGGTGTCCGGAGTGGGCCGCCAGGGTTCCTCGTCCTTGACTCCCTTGGTCAAGGTCCAGGGGTCGAGGACTTCCCGCTGGCCTTCCGCCTGGAGCTCGGACTGCTCCCGCTGAAACACGGCGCCGATCTTCAGCCCGGGTTTCGGAACCACCCGGTGCACCGGATTGGTGCCGGCGAACTGGCCATTGAGGGTCCAGTGGGAGAAGACGTGGCCGGGTCCCGCGGTGGCCCGCAAGGGAACCACCTTGCCCGCCGGGACGAACCCTGCCAGGTCGCCTTTGCCGGTGTCGAGGAAGCCGGCCTTGAAGCTCCCCAGGCCGGAGACGGAGAGGAAAATCCGGAAGGCGGCGGCGCTGGTCCCTGCGTCCTCGTTGGCTTGGGAGTCGGTGCCGGTCTCGACGTAGACGAGGCTCGGGTCGGCGGGGAGCAGATCTTCGGACGGCTGGTAGGTGTTGGTTTCGGGCATGGCTTGCTTCCTCCGAGAGTTGCCGGCGCGGCCGGCGTAGGGTGGATCGCCTGAGCGGCGGTGGGGCCATCGCTCGCCGCAAGGCCATGGGCCTCGGGGGATGCGCTGGCGGGTTCGTCCACTCAGTGCCGCGACGGTCCCGGTGATTTCACCGCTACGAAAGATTTCTTGAAATTGGACCGGACTTCGAACTGTCGCCGGCCGAAGCAGAACCGTCAGGCGCCGACGACGTGGAGGCGGAAGCGGATCGGGGCGGGAGCGCCGGTACTTTCGGAACGGGGCAGGAGCTCCAGGAGGTGCTCTCCGGAATCGAAGACCGAGTTGGGCAGCGCCAGGGTGATCAAGCCGGAAGCATCGGCCTCCAGACCCTCGGCGGTCCACAGCACGACGCCGTCGGGACCTTCGAGCTGACCCCAGCAGCGCAGGTCCGGTGTTCCGAGGTCGATGGCCAGGATGATCCGCCCGGCAGCTGCGGAAAGATCCAGCTCGACGTCGGTCTCCCCCAACGCCGAGCGGTTGGGGCTGAGGAATACCAGGGGAAGATTGACCTGCGCCGCGCGCGCCGCCGCCAGCTCCTCGTGCAGCTGCTGATTGTGGAATCGATAGGTCAGCGACGGGATCAGCGAGAGAGTGACCACCAGGCCGAGGGCCGCCGCCAACACCGAGAGCCGGGCGCCGCCGAGGCGCCGGAGGCCCACCAGGATGGCCGCCTGGACAGTGCCTCGAGCCGCCGCCTGGGTGGCCTCCTCCGCGGCAACTCCGCGCAGCCCGCTTTGCAGCCGTTCCGCCGCTTCCAACTGCTCGAGGCATCGGGAGCAGTCCAGGTAATGCTCCTCGAAACGGGCGCACTCATCCTCCGAAAGCCGGCCGAGGACGTAGCGCTCGATGACCTGATGCTCGTCGATGGTCGAATGGTCCATGATCGGTGGTGCAGCTTCCGCTGCCTTCTCCTTCTCCCTCTCTACTGGAGTGTCTCCGAGCGGGCTCATTCTTTCACTCCGCTGGGTTCTTTCAAGGCTTCCGCCTGCTCCAAAAGCTGCCGAAATCGCTGGCGGGCGCGAAAGAGGACGAGGTTGAACTGCTGCGTCTGGAGGCCTAGATCCCGACACAGGACCTCCTTGGATTCCTCCGCCAGGTAGAAGCGGAAGAGGATCTCCCGATCCCGCGGCTGGGAGAGCTCCTGCAGCAGGCGGCGTACAAGCTGTCGATCCTGGGCTCGGGCCATCTGCACCGCCGGGCCGGGGGTGGGGTCGACGGGCTTGACGGGGGCTTCCCCCACCTCGGTGCGCCGCCGGCCGCGCTTGCGGATCTCCGCCATCAGCAGGTTGCGGGCGGTGCCGCGGAGGAAGGCGTTGAGCCGCTCCGGATGGGTGATCTCTCCCCCGCGGGCCTTCTCGATCACCACTCGGAGGGTGTCTTGGTGGAGATCCTCCGCCAGGCTCCGGTCCGAGGTCAGGCGCCGGAGCATGTAGGAGAGACCGCGGCTGTAGCGTCGCACCAGCTCCGCCTCGGCGCTCTCGTCGCCGGCCTGGATGCGTTGCACCAGCTCAGCGGCTTGCTGGGCTGCCTCGTCCTGGGCTGCCTCATCATGGGCCTCATCGCCTTGGAGCGAGTGATTTCCGCCTCCCGATACCGGTCGAGTCATCGTCGAT
Protein-coding sequences here:
- a CDS encoding sigma-70 family RNA polymerase sigma factor; this translates as MTRPVSGGGNHSLQGDEAHDEAAQDEAAQQAAELVQRIQAGDESAEAELVRRYSRGLSYMLRRLTSDRSLAEDLHQDTLRVVIEKARGGEITHPERLNAFLRGTARNLLMAEIRKRGRRRTEVGEAPVKPVDPTPGPAVQMARAQDRQLVRRLLQELSQPRDREILFRFYLAEESKEVLCRDLGLQTQQFNLVLFRARQRFRQLLEQAEALKEPSGVKE
- a CDS encoding (2Fe-2S) ferredoxin domain-containing protein; the encoded protein is MPNPEVQILVCVNERPEGASKPCCSRRGALKVYHRFKDRVKELGIRDQVMVNRTGCLKHCSQGVAVAVWPWNRWYAGVEPEDVEEILQTTVLGQGTTGKGEAVERLVMPDIPWE
- a CDS encoding zf-HC2 domain-containing protein produces the protein MDHSTIDEHQVIERYVLGRLSEDECARFEEHYLDCSRCLEQLEAAERLQSGLRGVAAEEATQAAARGTVQAAILVGLRRLGGARLSVLAAALGLVVTLSLIPSLTYRFHNQQLHEELAAARAAQVNLPLVFLSPNRSALGETDVELDLSAAAGRIILAIDLGTPDLRCWGQLEGPDGVVLWTAEGLEADASGLITLALPNSVFDSGEHLLELLPRSESTGAPAPIRFRLHVVGA